In Perca fluviatilis chromosome 3, GENO_Pfluv_1.0, whole genome shotgun sequence, the following proteins share a genomic window:
- the LOC120555386 gene encoding uncharacterized protein LOC120555386 isoform X3 has product MEVAPCVQKANSRAASLLASLNLQRGRAQFCDCVVRQRQNLSQLHPAHRCVLAASSPVLASILSSSGALVELQAPCLSDSVLPPTLGKMFPLHSAPPHPLPLPRIHAVEQCLSFVTAVEQLCSIWQKCLQCLLTIQYPRPHAAPTGPLTHHQEAQTVTALLKTAAGEVQTAIDTKIPNFEAPADTKVMTRVTSATVSSFMIIVA; this is encoded by the exons ATGGAG GTGGCACCCTGTGTCCAGAAAGCTAATAGCCGTGCAGCATCACTGTTGGCAAGTCTGAACCTCCAAAGAGGACGAGCTCAGTTCTGTGACTGTGTggtcagacagagacagaaccTGAGTCAACTTCACCCTGCACACAG GTGTGTTCTGGCAGCTTCTAGTCCAGTGTTGGCATCTATCTTGTCCTCTTCTGGTGCCCTGGTGGAACTGCAGGCTCCATGTCTGTCTGACTCTGTACTG CCTCCCACCTTAGGGAAAATGTTCCCCCTTCACAgtgctcctcctcatcctcttcctcttccccgCATCCATGCTGTGGAGCAGTGCCTGTCATTCGTCACAGCAGTAGAGCAGCTATGCTCCATCTGGCAGAAGTGTCTCCAATGCCTCCTCACCATCCAGTATCCCAGACCTCATGCAGCTCCAACAGGGCCCCTGACTCACCATCAGGAAGCACAGACAGTGACAGCATTGTTGAAG ACTGCAGCAGGAGAGGTACAAACAGCGATAGACACAAAGATCCCTAATTTTGAGGCACCGGCCGACACAAAAGTCATGACCAGAGTCACTTCAGCGACAGTGTCCTCATTTATGATCATAGTGGCCTGA
- the LOC120555386 gene encoding transcriptional regulator Kaiso-like isoform X2, which translates to MEVAPCVQKANSRAASLLASLNLQRGRAQFCDCVVRQRQNLSQLHPAHRCVLAASSPVLASILSSSGALVELQAPCLSDSVLVLLLDYIYTGALPYTHSQRQYYNLLAAACHLQMSELQEALKAWHQTADDTNASAGAKNQPHKDINNTYSKTVNTFSKHLPLSLEREDHQYSATVDTHDDLDPCRTSIKTGANHCSRKDASTISNASTCSVNTGDYRQVTHLTPEDLIQNIPCTAEGHVESGVDKGEVQNDPFHSAYSDCIEEELEKTHKDRRSLTLPCSAEVQEEEMSRAEKKQRLCLTVKSKAEEKETNRKEEDKTQTHLSPLLCLSASHLRENVPPSQCSSSSSSSSPHPCCGAVPVIRHSSRAAMLHLAEVSPMPPHHPVSQTSCSSNRAPDSPSGSTDSDSIVEDCSRRGTNSDRHKDP; encoded by the exons ATGGAG GTGGCACCCTGTGTCCAGAAAGCTAATAGCCGTGCAGCATCACTGTTGGCAAGTCTGAACCTCCAAAGAGGACGAGCTCAGTTCTGTGACTGTGTggtcagacagagacagaaccTGAGTCAACTTCACCCTGCACACAG GTGTGTTCTGGCAGCTTCTAGTCCAGTGTTGGCATCTATCTTGTCCTCTTCTGGTGCCCTGGTGGAACTGCAGGCTCCATGTCTGTCTGACTCTGTACTGGTACTTCTTTTGGATTACATTTACACAGGGGCTTTGCCATACACTCACAGCCAGCGCCAGTATTATAATCTACTTGCTGCCGCCTGCCACTTGCAGATGAGTGAACTGCAGGAGGCTCTGAAGGCTTGGCACCAGACTGCAGATGATACAAATGCTTCTGCTGGAGCTAAGAATCAGCCACATAAAGACATTAACAATACTTATAGTAAAACTGTGAACACTTTTAGTAAGCATCTGCCATTATCACTGGAGAGAGAGGATCATCAATATTCAGCCACTGTGGACACACATGATGACTTAGATCCATGTAGAACTAGCATTAAAACTGGTGCAAACCACTGTAGCAGAAAAGATGCAAGCACTATAAGCAATGCAAGTACCTGTAGTGTAAATACAGGTGACTACAGGCAAGTAACTCATCTGACACCTGAGGATTTGATTCAAAATATCCCTTGCACCGCCGAAGGGCATGTAGAATCTGGAGTGGACAAAGGTGAGGTGCAAAATGATCCGTTTCATTCAGCTTATTCAGATTGCATAGAGGAGGAGCTAGAGAAGACACACAAGGACAGGAGGAGCTTGACTTTACCGTGCAGTGCTGAGGTTCAAGAGGAAGAGATGAGCAGAGCAGAGAAGAAGCAGCGACTGTGTTTAACAGTGAAAAGTAAAGCAGAGGAGAAGGAAACTAATAGAAAAGAGGAAGACAAGACTCAgacccatctctctccccttctttGTCTCTCAGCCTCCCACCTTAGGGAAAATGTTCCCCCTTCACAgtgctcctcctcatcctcttcctcttccccgCATCCATGCTGTGGAGCAGTGCCTGTCATTCGTCACAGCAGTAGAGCAGCTATGCTCCATCTGGCAGAAGTGTCTCCAATGCCTCCTCACCATCCAGTATCCCAGACCTCATGCAGCTCCAACAGGGCCCCTGACTCACCATCAGGAAGCACAGACAGTGACAGCATTGTTGAAG ACTGCAGCAGGAGAGGTACAAACAGCGATAGACACAAAGATCCCTAA
- the LOC120555386 gene encoding uncharacterized protein LOC120555386 isoform X1: MEVAPCVQKANSRAASLLASLNLQRGRAQFCDCVVRQRQNLSQLHPAHRCVLAASSPVLASILSSSGALVELQAPCLSDSVLVLLLDYIYTGALPYTHSQRQYYNLLAAACHLQMSELQEALKAWHQTADDTNASAGAKNQPHKDINNTYSKTVNTFSKHLPLSLEREDHQYSATVDTHDDLDPCRTSIKTGANHCSRKDASTISNASTCSVNTGDYRQVTHLTPEDLIQNIPCTAEGHVESGVDKGEVQNDPFHSAYSDCIEEELEKTHKDRRSLTLPCSAEVQEEEMSRAEKKQRLCLTVKSKAEEKETNRKEEDKTQTHLSPLLCLSASHLRENVPPSQCSSSSSSSSPHPCCGAVPVIRHSSRAAMLHLAEVSPMPPHHPVSQTSCSSNRAPDSPSGSTDSDSIVEGITATHKNHYGEQNNDDRYNKEHIGTQNWDQKDSSNQSHILKQDYDSSNTDHFIGQNDEHMSNGLSHITDHNDRHAYCDSFQNNNRTKHLRDDLVPQNEESSNFARGLQCKPDISFDDFTSKHQRLDCSDCQNVWMATAAEEQYIRLRDTSAVVSLPVQDSNTGSDSHCEDLCSQGETKEEYNYSRCPAGTDRQDSHCNIYGPKADWYTNLHRARSTKDAASSQHEHDSDNRDTPMMDRRHSVDVCRPVSTTPESCLDSVTGGLSGIEHRTSVELGKMSGTELTEPTFTMSMAHNTTDPTYSIVGPSYCGHLQYHCLPQEETYLSHRYSGRKHSHPSHSDHSDQSSGEGEVGTFASPGYSPLRQQFATGTTDQILLLDINATPAELLVANAIHQKETFGNGFGNNDREQWTEAKSVACVDTKYQVGETNVEERQSVGKDQSRPGAEVIHKAGVEEGVSNPINGQSQAPTLAVCSPTDVQDSIQASMSSTLSICIPSTLAASMATNLSVHLPNPVHHPFKCSLCHRAFSQRGSLNRHVRSHLGVRPFPCPRCPMTFSRQYRVTEHMRVHQRCVLGRDLQQPPASSI; encoded by the exons ATGGAG GTGGCACCCTGTGTCCAGAAAGCTAATAGCCGTGCAGCATCACTGTTGGCAAGTCTGAACCTCCAAAGAGGACGAGCTCAGTTCTGTGACTGTGTggtcagacagagacagaaccTGAGTCAACTTCACCCTGCACACAG GTGTGTTCTGGCAGCTTCTAGTCCAGTGTTGGCATCTATCTTGTCCTCTTCTGGTGCCCTGGTGGAACTGCAGGCTCCATGTCTGTCTGACTCTGTACTGGTACTTCTTTTGGATTACATTTACACAGGGGCTTTGCCATACACTCACAGCCAGCGCCAGTATTATAATCTACTTGCTGCCGCCTGCCACTTGCAGATGAGTGAACTGCAGGAGGCTCTGAAGGCTTGGCACCAGACTGCAGATGATACAAATGCTTCTGCTGGAGCTAAGAATCAGCCACATAAAGACATTAACAATACTTATAGTAAAACTGTGAACACTTTTAGTAAGCATCTGCCATTATCACTGGAGAGAGAGGATCATCAATATTCAGCCACTGTGGACACACATGATGACTTAGATCCATGTAGAACTAGCATTAAAACTGGTGCAAACCACTGTAGCAGAAAAGATGCAAGCACTATAAGCAATGCAAGTACCTGTAGTGTAAATACAGGTGACTACAGGCAAGTAACTCATCTGACACCTGAGGATTTGATTCAAAATATCCCTTGCACCGCCGAAGGGCATGTAGAATCTGGAGTGGACAAAGGTGAGGTGCAAAATGATCCGTTTCATTCAGCTTATTCAGATTGCATAGAGGAGGAGCTAGAGAAGACACACAAGGACAGGAGGAGCTTGACTTTACCGTGCAGTGCTGAGGTTCAAGAGGAAGAGATGAGCAGAGCAGAGAAGAAGCAGCGACTGTGTTTAACAGTGAAAAGTAAAGCAGAGGAGAAGGAAACTAATAGAAAAGAGGAAGACAAGACTCAgacccatctctctccccttctttGTCTCTCAGCCTCCCACCTTAGGGAAAATGTTCCCCCTTCACAgtgctcctcctcatcctcttcctcttccccgCATCCATGCTGTGGAGCAGTGCCTGTCATTCGTCACAGCAGTAGAGCAGCTATGCTCCATCTGGCAGAAGTGTCTCCAATGCCTCCTCACCATCCAGTATCCCAGACCTCATGCAGCTCCAACAGGGCCCCTGACTCACCATCAGGAAGCACAGACAGTGACAGCATTGTTGAAGGTATTACCGCTACACACAAAAATCACTATGGGGAACAGAATAATGATGACAGATACAATAAAGAACACATTGGGACACAGAATTGGGATCAAAAGGATAGTTCAAATCAATCTCACATCTTAAAACAGGATTACGACAGCAGCAATACAGATCATTTCATAGGACAGAATGATGAACATATGAGCAATGGATTATCCCACATTACAGATCATAATGATCGCCATGCTTATTGTGAttcatttcagaataataatCGCACAAAACATCTTAGAGATGATTTAGTGCCACAGAATGAGGAGAGCAGCAATTTCGCAAGAGGATTGCAGTGTAAACCTGATATCAGTTTTGATGATTTTACCTCCAAACATCAGCGACTGGATTGTTCTGATTGCCAAAATGTCTGGATGGCAACTGCAGCAGAGGAACAGTACATTCGCTTACGAGATACGAGCGCTGTAGTTTCACTTCCTGTACAGGACTCAAACACAGGAAGTGACTCTCACTGTGAAGATTTGTGTTCCCAGGGAGAAACAAAAGAGGAATACAATTACTCAAGGTGTCCAGCTGGAACAGATAGACAGGACAGCCACTGTAACATCTACGGACCCAAGGCGGATTGGTACACAAACTTGCATCGAGCAAGGAGCACAAAAGATGCTGCCTCTAGCCAGCATGAACATGACTcagacaacagagacacacctaTGATGGACAGAAGACACAGTGTTGATGTTTGTCGGCCAGTCTCCACCACTCCAGAATCATGTTTGGATAGCGTCACTGGTGGTCTCTCTGGCATTGAACACCGTACATCTGTGGAACTCGGAAAGATGTCAGGCACTGAGCTCACAGAGCCAACTTTTACAATGTCTATGGCCCACAACACCACTGACCCTACGTACAGTATTGTGGGCCCATCATACTGTGGACATCTTCAATATCACTGCCTACCACAGGAGGAAACGTACTTATCACACAGATACTCTGGTCGCAAACACTCCCACCCGAGCCACTCTGATCATTCAGACCAGTCCAGTGGTGAGGGGGAGGTTGGTACCTTTGCCAGTCCAGGTTACAGTCCTCTGAGGCAGCAGTTTGCTACAGGAACTACAGACCAGATTCTACTGCTGGACATTAATGCCACACCTGCTGAATTGCTAGTTGCTAATGCGATCCACCAAAAGGAAACATTTGGAAATGGGTTTGGGAATAATGATAGAGAGCAATGGACTGAAGCAAAATCTGTAGCATGTGTTGATACTAAATATCAGGTTGGAGAAACAAATGTTGAAGAAAGACAATCTGTTGGTAAAGACCAAAGCAGGCCAGGAGCTGAGGTTATACATAAAGCTGGGGTTGAGGAGGGGGTTTCCAACCCTATAAATGGTCAGAGCCAGGCCCCTACCTTGGCAGTCTGTTCACCTACTGATGTGCAAGACTCTATACAAGCCTCAATGTCATCTACCTTGTCTATCTGCATACCTTCTACCCTGGCAGCCAGTATGGCAACAAATCTATCAGTTCACCTGCCAAACCCTGTTCACCACCCTTTCAAGTGCTCTCTGTGCCACCGTGCCTTCAGCCAACGAGGCTCTCTAAATAGACACGTGCGGAGCCACCTTGGCGTACGGCCCTTCCCCTGCCCCCGCTGCCCTATGACCTTTTCACGCCAGTACCGTGTCACAGAGCACATGCGTGTTCACCAGCGGTGTGTCCTCGGGCGTGATCTTCAACAGCCCCCTGCTTCTTCAATTTGA
- the ddias gene encoding DNA damage-induced apoptosis suppressor protein, with product MSVRRALVDCVVLSLQDACVFYPYCKGCFSRIDVEQQDTTRCRCSKCGSSCLREQVDYRYRLSLRVARDRCIFGVTVFGTCLNPFFGIHASGLQRLVENSDGASTRSTLLVKAVEDCFIGRHFIFGIKVTKTEIGPWLGGPVANGSSSKEASHFIATQMILPKATGLGGCTVVSYYRILLQKAAEYELGSTDPSKTSRPPATTLLLIPLRFPASSFNNATLSASGLVSQSPQSSQNQDDTLTPTPPWQQSLGLVTSSAEQEESCSTQDSGDENRRQTDNNKTPDHAQRGYLENHQVTEERALSPLLSLECSSSSSPPFAKYPYSSIEKAAGNTPTLNTWFSPPSPGRNSPKGFSTRQLAKTFLSSSLAWEDLPFSESLTEFLCEENKDFDIVGETEPHLNVQNPGKNARNDLEIGSQDKNVSHKSTSVCQSNTQITDSHSQLLLDITNSPAPNGNDFSDQVHKNPVGFASMSQARNMCSHECNQEDEKASSMSFENEEEEQLEGDTYNCSADLFSSSLIIDMNTNQLNTHAETFRTATEACPLLSELKRHRRSKNGTRSTPDKLKSDKCIKRGSLISTGTQELDFIPPSQSTPIVKVAVVTGPPTSSYRTGNLPELDGKKTARTTSSLCRLNRVSANQLFQCGRESTKENVVWRTTSWKPDEHKNHLLAQQHPTVQRGALNTESTGKINHKCDSSDCDVTVYDYEDSALIVPPTPAAKTRMSVKLRRRRQTDTSSRNLGYSWEGQQGDGVDCKRILLDHTLASSPRRLAHTGNCDSEMVRSNCYLLDDENEARDWSRDLFSDSI from the exons ATGTCTGTTAGACGGGCTCTGGTGgattgtgttgtgttgtctcTGCAAGATGCCTGTGTGTTTTATCCTTACTGTAAAGGCTGCTTCTCGAGGATTGACGTTGAACAGCAGGACACGACGag ATGCAGATGCTCTAAGTGTGGTTCCAGCTGTCTGAGGGAACAGGTTGATTACCGATATCGTCTGTCACTAAGGGTGGCCCGGGACAGATGCATATTTGGAGTTACAGTGTTTGGAACCTGCTTGAACCCATTCTTTGGCATTCATGCAAGTGGTTTACAGAG GTTGGTGGAGAACTCCGATGGAGCATCAACCAGATCCACATTGTTGGTGAAGGCTGTCGAGGACTGTTTTATTGGCAGACATTTCATCTTTGGTATTAAG gTAACCAAGACAGAAATTGGGCCTTGGTTAGGAGGGCCTGTTGCGAATGGCTCCAGCAGTAAAGAAGCAAGCCACTTTATTGCCACTCAGATGATTCTCCCCAAAGCTACAGGCCTGGGAGGCTGCACAGTGGTCAGTTATTATCGGATCCTTCTTCAGAAGGCCGCAGAATATGAACTGGGATCCACTGATCCCAGCAAAACCTCCAGACCCCCAGCAACAACCCTGCTGCTGATTCCTCTCCGTTTTCCAGCCAGCAGCTTTAATAATGCCACACTTTCTGCCTCAGGTCTTGTTTCCCAGTCACCACAAAG TTCACAGAACCAGGACGACACCCTTACTCCCACCCCTCCATGGCAACAGTCTCTAGGACTAGTTACTTCATCGGCAGAGCAGGAGGAAAGCTGCAGTACCCAGGACAGTGGAGATGAAAACAGaaggcagacagacaacaacaaaacaccagATCATGCACAGAGAGGCTACCTGGAGAACCATCaagtcacagaggagagagcaCTGTCGCCTCTTCTTTCTTTAGAGTGCAGTTCTTCCAGTAGTCCACCATTTGCCAAATACCCATACTCATCTATTGAGAAAGCTGCTGGAAACACCCCAACCTTGAACACTTGGTTCAGTCCTCCGTCACCTGGCCGCAACAGCCCCAAGGGGTTTTCTACCAGACAACTCGCCAAAACATTTTTGTCAAGCTCCTTGGCGTGGGAAGATTTGCCTTTCTCTGAGAGTCTTACAGAATTTTTGTGTGAGGAAAACAAAGATTTTGACATTGTTGGTGAAACAGAGCCGCATCTAAATGTGCAAAATCCGGGAAAAAATGCAAGAAACGACCTGGAAATCGGTTCACAAGACAAGAACGTATCACATAAATCAACTTCTGTTTGTCAAAGTAACACGCAGATAACAGACAGCCACTCACAGTTATTACTGGATATCACCAATTCACCTGCACCGAATGGTAATGATTTCTCTGACCAGGTACATAAGAACCCTGTTGGATTTGCAAGTATGAGTCAAGCCAGAAACATGTGTTCCCATGAGTGTAATCAGGAGGATGAGAAAGCTAGTTCTATGTCTTTTGAAAATGAAGAGGAAGAGCAGCTTGAAGGGGATACCTACAATTGTTCAGCAGACCTATTCAGTAGCTCACTCATAATCGACATGAACACAAACCAGCtcaacacacatgcagagacttTCAGGACGGCCACAGAAGCTTGCCCACTGCTTTCCGAACTAAAACGGCATCGGAGGAGTAAAAATGGTACACGTTCAACACCAGACAAACTGAAAAGTGATAAATGCATTAAAAGAGGCAGTTTAATTTCAACAGGCACACAAGAGCTCGACTTCATCCCCCCTTCTCAGTCCACCCCCATTGTAAAAGTAGCTGTTGTGACGGGGCCGCCTACCTCCTCTTACagaacaggaaatctgcctgaATTAGACGGTAAAAAGACAGCCAGAACCACCTCTTCTCTTTGTAGGTTAAACCGTGTCAGTGCAAACCAGCTGTTCCAGTGTGGCAGAGAGTCTACAAAAGAAAACGTGGTGTGGAGGACGACTTCCTGGAAACCAGACGAGCATAAAAACCATCTGCTGGCTCAGCAGCACCCTACGGTCCAGAGAGGGGCTCTAAACACAGAGTCAACCGGAAAGATCAACCACAAATGTGACTCAAGTGATTGTGATGTGACTGTCTATGATTATGAGGACAGTGCATTAATTGTTCCTCCGACTCCTGCTGCTAAAACACGAATGAGTGTGAAGCTCAGAAGAAGAAGGCAGACTGATACCAGCAGCAGAAATTTGGGTTATTCTTGGGAAGGGCAGCAGGGAGATGGAGTTGATTGTAAAAGAATTCTGTTGGATCACACTCTCGCATCATCACCGAGACGTCTGGCACACACAGGAAATTGTGACAGTGAGATGGTTAGATCAAATTGTTACCTCCTTGATGATGAGAATGAGGCACGTGATTGGTCTAGAGATCTATTCTCTGACTCAATCTGA